One window of the Buchnera aphidicola (Meitanaphis elongallis) genome contains the following:
- a CDS encoding GTPase produces MVPLIVLIGRTNVGKSTLFNKLTNSHNALVSNCLELTRDRKYGCLNIKNNIFTIIDTAGINNKKKTLIKRS; encoded by the coding sequence ATGGTTCCTTTAATTGTATTGATTGGAAGAACTAATGTTGGGAAATCTACTTTATTTAATAAACTTACTAATTCTCATAATGCATTAGTTTCTAATTGTTTAGAATTGACTCGAGATAGAAAATATGGATGTTTAAATATCAAAAATAATATATTTACTATCATTGATACAGCTGGGATTAACAATAAAAAAAAAACATTAATAAAAAGATCCTAG